The following DNA comes from Halobacillus litoralis.
CATCAACATGAAACTTTTCGGGATTTTCGTAAATATATCGCACTGCTTCCAAACAATCGTTCAAGCCATCCTGATAAGGATTCTCCGGCGCTAGACGATACTCTATCCCCACTACTACCGCGTTGGCTTCTTGCGCTAAGAACTTGCAGATATTTTCCATCACGTCCATATCTCGCTCAAAAAAACCTCCGCCGTGAAGATAAATAAGGACCGGCTTTTTTTCTGTTGTCTGGTTATAAATCCCCAAGGGAATTTCATGATCCTCCAAAATGATTTTAATCGTTTCCGAACGAATTCCACTACTTAAATCTTTATTATTTACTTCCACTCTCTTTCGGGTAATTTCCAGGTCATCGATTTCGAGCGGACGTCTTACGTTCGGATCTGCCTCGTTTGTAAGAAAATTTTTCACACGCGGATCTAAACCGCGGCTCCCCTCCTGAAAAGGAATTTCTTTATTAATAACGCTTAATCTTCCTTTTTTTGAATACGTGGCATTTTCTTGTAATCTTGCGGTAAGCTCCTCGTGCGTGTGGTTCATCACATACCATCCTCCTTAGCAAAACAGCCGGGTAGCAGCCTGTAGGCTGACCCGACTGGTAAATATCTAAATTACCGGTCCTCTTTTAACCGAGCTATACAGGGAAACAGCTTCTGCTTGGAAAACCCAGGACAAAAAACAGTATTTTCTATTATATTTCCATTTACCTTTAAAAAGAAACGTTTAATCAAGCAATCGTAGGACCTCAAGATCTTTATTATGCGAAAGATACTAACCGTAAACGACCAACAGTTTATATTTCTTAAAGAATTTGCGAGAATCGCTTCTGCAAGCTTTTGAATCTCATCCACATTATTATAGAAGGTGTCGATTCTGCGTATAAATTGGTCTTTAAATGTATAATAGTGCAGACTAATAAATGCATTTGCAGTAGTCGAATTACTGAGTTGAGCCCGCTTTTCCACAGGAATAAACGTATCGCCTGTTCGGCTAAATGTAGCGGAAGCCCCCCCCTTTTATCACGCAACTGTTCATCAACTTTTTTCGCTGTAGATAGTGTTATTGCTTTTTCGTATAGTTCTGACCGAACTGCACCCGGATTTTTTCCCGTGGCCTGGGTCAATAATAAAGTGATACCCAGACAAAGTCTTTTCACCACTTTGGTTTGGTGCATCCCCCAACTTTAACGTTTCTACATTGACTTTATATAATTGCCCACTATCCGCATCAACTGTGGGTTGTAAAATAAATAGGCAGAATATAGACTACCAATATACCTCCTGGTCCAACTAGATTGGCTTAGGCATGAGGTTGTAACGACGGTTCCATATAAAAGAGAAGCAATTCTTTATGATGAGAGATTTACAGAATTAGAAAAATAACTGAGGAGGTTATATAGCGTTTTACTAGTATCATATAGAGCGTTGTTTAATCTGAGCCTTCCATTATTATTCCCTATACTTGAAGACACAGTTTCGAGTTAATTATATTTTCATATAATAACAATTATTCCAAAATCACCCATTAACTAGCTCCAACTCTTATAAATTAGGAATAAAAGAAAAAGCCTCTCAAAAGTTTATAAACTCTTGAGAGGCTTTTAGGTTTTGTGGACGATTTTAAAAATCAGTCAAAATCCAGTCAAACTGTTATCAAACCCTATGATGGAAGGGGGGTGGGCGCAATCACATCATGCCGCCCATTCACTCGCTTAGTTGAAAAGACTATAACAAATCCCGTAGAACCTTGTTATAACAAGGTTCTCGTTAGCAAGTAAAATGATTAACCACAATAAGTTTTAATACTTTGTGAACAGTATCCAGTCATAACCCAGTCCTCTATAGTGGAATAACAGACGTAATTCAATACCCTTGGTGGTGTCTGTTTTCCTGTATAAGCTATAATTTTATTATTTAGAATACAAACAAGAGTTTTATTTTATGACCAACACACTTCGTCGATCTCATAATCTTCCGAGGCACCCGCTTCCCCAGTTATACAAGAAAAACACCCCTGGTTAGCAACTGCACTGCCAATAGCCCAAATTTCCTGATCACATTTGAAGCAAATCACCCCATTTTCCTTATCATTAACCGCCTCTTTAAGCCTTTTCTTTAATTTGTTTGGTTCTTCGTCAGGATTACTCTTACAATGCTTATTCACAAAGGAGATTATAGAAATGGGTATCATAAATGATTTCCTTTCTTATGCTTTTTTTGATATTTTATATTAACTAAAAGGCATACCATTCATGCAGCCCTGTATTAGAGGACTTGATTATATAAAGTTCACAAATCCAAAAACACCTTCTCTGCGAACTATAAATCATAAAGCCAAACTTCTATATAAACAAAGCCACGGACGTAGTTGCTAACGTCTGGGGCTTTATCTTTTAATAGCTATTCCATCACTTTCCCATTCATCCGTTCAACCCATTGATGGAGAAGGTTATTATACTTGGCCAAATTTTTGTGGATTTTAATGGCCACTTCTTCATTATAGGTATGGACGGTCAAATTACGATCATTGACCATTTCCAAAGCTAGAACGGCCTCCTCATCCTCCAACAAGTGGACCTCCCTGCAACTGCGAATGACGCTCTTCGGAGAGCCGACATCTACCCCTTCTATGTCATATAAATATTGCTTAGCCGCTTTCCAACTAGCCTCGAAAGAAAATTCAAATCGTTGAATCGCTGCATCTCGTTCCACATCGTTCGGGTTTTCAAGGTTAGCTAGCTTTTCAAAGGAAGCCAACGCTTTTTCTGCTGCTTCTAATCTTTGGCGTAATCTTTCCATAAAATCCCCTCCTCTTTCACATGTTGGACTAGAACTTCTTTGGCATCATGTAAATCCACTACATCTACCTTGTAAGGGATGGTAGACTCTTCAATTTGCTCGATCAGTTTGTTCCATTTAAAAGGAGAGATCGGGGAGTGGGATTCGATAGCGATGTCGATATCCGAACTATGTTTTTCTTCCTGTCGGGCCCAGGAACCAAATAAGTAAACACGCGCTTTTTCCTTGCCGAGTTGTTCATTCAAAATCGACTTGAGTTGTTCTAGAATTTGCTGCCGTAAATATGCAGGAACTCCCATAATATCCCTTCCTCTTTTTTGTCCCATTATAGCATATGGACATCTTCTCTCTGCAGGATTTTCCTTACCCACTTCGACCATTCAGAAATTCGATCGGTAACGGGGCCAATATTAACTACACCAAAACCTAAATATGTCTTCCATTGTCAACAACGGTTTGAAATTCCCTGTTTTCAACGGAATCAAATTCCCTATTATCAGCGAATATTGGCTGGCTGGATGCCGGCCTTTTTCTTTTCCCTCAGACGATAAGAGTCTCCTTTAATATTAAAGGTCGTGGAATGGTGGATTAGACGATCCAAGATGGCCGTTGCTAAAACTTCATCTCCAAAGATCTTTCCCCATTCAACGTACGATTTATTTGAAGTAATAATCATTGCTCCATGTTCGTATCTTCTTGATATGATTTGGAAAAGTGTGTGTGCGCTGAGTTCATCGAAACTAAAGTAACCTAGTTCATCAATAATTAGTAATTCTGGGCGGCTATACCTTTTAATAATCCGTTGGATTAACCCTTGTTTTTCTGCCTTTTGGCATTCAGCGATAAAATCATTGGCTGTAATAAAAAGTGCTTGGTGTCCGTTCGTGATAGCTTCAAAAGCCATGGAAATGGCTAAATGTGTCTTTCCTACTCCTGGTGGTCCAAGGAGTAGGATATTATCTCCATTATGGATATATCGACCCGATAACACTTCTTTAACTCTTCGTTCATCTATACTCGGTTGAAAACTAAAGTCGAAGTCATGAATACTTTTAATGTAGGGAAGCTTTGCTTTTTTAAGACGCTTATCTAAAGCTGCCTTTTCCTTCTGTTCGATTTCTTGTGATAATAGCGTGATTAAGAAGTCCGAATATGGTACATTATTTTTAGATGCGTCTTCAAGCAGGCCATCTATTTGATCGGCGGTGTGATGCCAACCGATTTCTTCTAAGCGTTCAACTAAAAGGTTTGTGGTCATGATTGATCACCTCCTTCTAGTTGCTCATAAATTTGAAGGGAACGTTGTTCTACTTCAATATCAGGGGACTGTAAACGGCTGTGGGTCGGCAAACCATCAGTAGTCGTTTGCAGTCCTTTATAATGTTTAAGGTTTATATGGTCTCTTACCTTACCAGTCATAATAGGATGTTTAGCCACACATTCATAATGGTCATAAATTTCTAAATGATGATCTAATGTTTCTTTTATCTTCAACTCTTGTCCAACGTACCGAAAAGGTACGGAATACCTTTTACCGAGATAGGAAACAAAGCAATCCTTACTCACTTTCCTAATTTCCCAATGATGAATAGGAAACAATGGTTTCGTATTTGACGTCATCAAATGCTTCTGTTCATGCTGGAAACGATTATGAGGTGATTCGAGCGTTGTCTGATGAACCTTACGGTTTGCTACTTGATCTAACCACACTCTTACATCTTCATTTAAAGCTTTTAACGTAGGTTCATGCTTGCGCTGCAAAAAGTTCTTCTTTAAATATCCAACAACATTTTCTACTTTTCCCTTTGTTTGTGGTCGGTGTGGTTTACATGCCTTTGGAACAATTCCATAGTAAGCTAAAAATTCTTCGAACTTCCGATTGAATCTTATTTCGACTGGGCTATGCCTGATAACAGCAGTTTTCATATTGTCATACAAAATTTGCTCAGGCACTCCATTGAAATAAGCAAAAGCATTCATATGGCACTTCATTAACGTTTCTAAATCCATGCTGTCCGTAAACTCTACATATTTAAGCCTCGAATAACTCAGTAAAATCACAAAAGCATAAATATCCTTTATTTCACCATCAACTGCGAATTTACCAATGTGTCCCCAATCCATTTGAGCTTGTTTTCCAGGAGGAGTCTCGTATCTTATGGTAGCTTGCTTTTTTGGTCGCACCCGATATGGTCGAATGAAATCCCGGAGGATTGTCATTTTGCCCTCGTACCCCATAGATATAATTTCATCTAATAATACGGTGCAGTTCGTGGTACCTTCCTTCATGCGTTTCTCTAAGTAATCTTTGAAGGGATCTAGCTTACTACCTTTACTTGGTACTTTCTTCATCCTTGGTAACTCTTCAGATTTTATGTACTTCCTAATAGTTTTAGGGTCAAAGCCAGTCTCTTTAGAGATAGCTGTGATTGACCACCCTTTTTGAAATAGTTCTCTAATCATAATGAATTCCCCAATCTTGATCATCATTTCTACACTCCAAATCTTTATCTAGTATAGAAATGATTATCTGTTATTATTGGGGAATTTGAAACCGTTGTTATTAGGGATTTTAGCACCGTTGTTCACACCATTAACTGCGCTTTAAAGTTATGGCAAAAAATCTTTGTTAGTTAAATTCTCAAGTGCTTTGAATTATGAATTTCATCCTTATATTTCAACTATTCGTTCAGACCCATAATTTTATCTATCAAAATAACTTCATCTGCTGCCCACTACTATTTTCTTCATCATTGCCTTGAACTTTGTAGTCCATCGACTTATATCCCTGCATGCGCTTTTCATACATGGCTTTCAACTCGGGAACCCGATAATCAACATAGTCATACACTTTACTTATCCGTATGAACACGATGCAATCTACCGACATATTGCTGGAGCGTTCCTTTCCAGGCGATTGGCATGGCAAGGAACTTCTTGTAAATATCTCCAAAATATTAATCCTGGTGTAAACAATTGTATCCCCCTGATCATATTTTAGAATAAAAGAAAAGCCTCTCAAGAGTTAATAAACTCTTGAGAGGCTTTTAGGTTTTAGTGGACAATTTTAAAAAAACAGTCAAAATCCAGTCAAATTGTCCTTAATCCCTATGATGAAAGGGGGTTCGGGCGTTATTACATCATGCCGCCCATGGATTCCCTAAGATAAATAATGAAAAATAATGCCCGAATCAAAGGTGTTTATAAGTTTTAGTTAGGCTTATCTCCTTTATAATGAATAACAGGATATAATCAAAAATGCGAAAAAGTATGTCAATGAGTATGTCATTTTAAGGATGAAATACGTCATACACTCCAGGATTGGAGAGTAATTTCAGAAATAGCGTAGTAGCAAACTAAAAATAACAGAATTACCACACTTCTGTAATTGGATATTCTCTTTGATGACTTAGATTTAATTGATAGATTACTTCCTTCACCTTAAGTAAATGAGATGATTCATAATCCTTATAAATAAAAAGTAGGCCCTCATTTTTTATTCTTTAATAAAAATTCATATTCTCTTAAGAACTCTTACTGATACATCACAATACCATTGAAATTTGTAAACCCTCATAAAATAATACATTTGTATAGAGTTTTAGCTGTTAATATCAGTATGTAGTTTTGCTAAAATTTGTTCCATCACAAATTCTCCGTCCTCGAAGAACAACACATTTTTGTCATTAAGTTCTTGTTTCGTAATACCATTTGGATTAAATAAGGATTCGTAAGGAGTTGGAGAGATAATAAATGATTCTAATATTGGTCTTTCCCCCTCAGATATTTTTATTGAATTTTGTAGGCTCTTAATTTTTTCTGAAAAATTAATCTTAGCACTATTAATTATATCTTCATATTGAAGACTATGAGGTTCTATAAAGAAGATATACTCATTTTCACGATCAAAAACCCACATTATAAAATCCGGATAAAATCCTTCATCATCAAAAAATCCTATTCCTTTTCTGGAAGCATTACGTATTAAATATATTTCACGGTGTTTAAAAAATTGTTCATGTTTAAGCTTATATGTTTGATAATATTTCAGAAATTGCCATTCACTTTCAACAAGAGAAGTTGGCACAAATTTTATATCTGTAATATCTTTAGCGGTGTAAAATAAAGGATTAAATAATGATTCTTTAAGTTCTATCCATTCTAACCCTTGGACTTTCGAAATACCTTTATATTGTTCAAATTGATCATTAATAATGGCTTCCCTAAGATTATCGAGCATATTTTTAGAACTCAAAGACGATTCATAGTCTTCAATAATAACATTATATTCATCAATAAAATTCGGATCATTTGTACGCAAGGGGGCGTATTCTAACAAGGGAGCTTCAAACTTTTTCTTAGAGACTGTATAAATCTTATCAATATATTTTTTCATAAGTGACAGACCGATTCTATTAAATCTTTCAAAGTCTTTAAATAATTTTACTGCCAATTCACTTTTTGGAATATATAATTTATACCAAGAATTATTTTTCAGTATTTTTTCAACGTCACTTAAAGAAAAGATTACATTCCAATATTTCTTCTCTTTCTTATAATCTAATAAGTCAAAATATATCTTCTCAAAATCCATCCCAAAATAATGTCGACTATCTAATTTACCTAATTCTTTTTGAGCACCATTATATTTTTTATAGTTGAGGGATGTCTCAAATTGTACTTTGCCATAAGTATCCAAAATTATAGGTTTAGCTAAATACTGATTAAAAGCAGGAGCAGGAGCATCTTTTAAGAAATTTAAGTTGTTTTTTACTCGTATGGTCTTTATCTTTTCTTTAGGATAATTTGTCCTTACTGTGGGAATTACAATTTCATACGTTTTATTCTCAGAATGAAGTCCTTCATTTGAAAGATAATTTTTGAATTGCTGCATGTAGTTAGCTCTTAATCCAAATATATTTAACGTTTCGACTATAGATAAGAGTTGCATATCTTCTATTGGTAATTTGGGTTCAAATCTAAAATCACTATGGTAGGCACTGCTTCTTTTTAAACTATATTTTCCATCTCTGTTCCTACCTTTTAACCTAACCCCTCTTCCAAATAATTGTATAATTTGGCTTCCTTCTTTTTGACCTACATTCATTAACCCCATTGTAGATACTCGCCAACTATTCCATCCTTCTGAAAACTTCTTGGATCCAATTAAAATATTTATTGTGCTTTTTTTATTATTAATGGTATCGAAAAGAGAATCTGTAAAATGTACTTGATTAGTAGTTATACCTAATTTTTCAAATATTCCCAATACATTCTTATCATTTCCTACATTAATTACTCCAAATGAAGAATTCATACCAATTTTTAAACGAAGCTCCCCTTCGACTGCGGTGGGATTATCTACCTGGAGAGTATGTCCTCTAATATCTGTATGGAATATAATTGATAATATATCATCGTAAATTTCGTCAGGTGTTAGATTCTTTGATACTAGGTAACTAAATCTTCCAGAGAAGATATCATTCTCCCTATTATCTATAAGACCTGCTTCCCCATGGAGTATTTCGTGAATTGCTAAAATACTATCCTCAGAATTATTTATGAAATATGAGAGAAAATTGACAATTTCTATAACATCACTATTTGCCTCTCTTGCAGTTACATTACCGCCAACAAAAACTAATAATGGATTTTCAATATTATAATCAAACATAATATCTTTTTTATCTAGGTATATTTTCTTCTGTTGATAATAGCTTAATAATGAAGCAATTAAGTATTTTATTTCAAGATTGCTTTCCAGTTTTTCTGGAACATTTAAGATACTATAATCCTTACCGTATCCATCTTCGTAAAAGTTCTTATAAGAATAATCAAATAGGATACATTTAGCGTATTCTTCCTCCAGTACCCTTTTCTTACTTACTGCTTGACTGAATGTTGCTGAATATTCAAATGAAAAACCATTACTACATAACGAATTTCTATATTTATACCAACTATCACCAGAAGATCCTCGATGACCTTCATCGACAAATAATATATTTTTATTACCAAACCTAGAGACAGCAACAGTTTCCTTTATATCTTTTTCTCCTATCTTAGAATTTTCAACCACTTGAATATCATCTGCATTACTGAACAATTTTACATCATCTTTTATATATCGTTCAGCTTGAATTGATGAATCTCTGTATTCATCTAAATGCTGACTTGACAGTGATTCACTAGGAGTTAATAAAATATATGATCCATCAAATTTTGTATTATATTTATTTAAGAAATATTTTATTTGAAAATAGTTGAAATGCATTAGGAGGGTTTTTCCACTGCCAGTTGCACTCCAAATTGCTAATTTGTTTAAATCATTATATTCGGAATATTTAAGTCCAAGCTCCTCATTTTGTTTATTCAATTCAGAGTTTAATGAGTGTTTAAGTTTGGTCGGATTAGCAAAAAAATTATCCAAATAAGCTTCGACAAAAATTAGAGAAAAATATTGAAAATACTTGAGAGTAATTTTATCTTTTCTATTTTTATTTATCTTTTTTAGATGAGAAATCAAGTTTTGATCATACTCAGCAAAATCTTCTTTTGTAATAGTCTTCGGTGCTTCAGAAAATATTTTCCAATATTCATTAAAGAATTTTGATTCACCTTCGGTTGATATACCTTCATGTAGAGGGTCTGAAAAATATTTTCTAATGTCATTAAAAGAATTGAAACCAAAATAATTCAAAAAGTATTTATTTAACACGAGCTTTTTTTGAAATGGAATTTCATTCTTATGATTAGTCAAATATTACCCTCCATATTAAACATTTCTTTTTTCATTGTAGATTCAATTTGAAAAACTTCAGTTTGATAAATGCTTTTTAAGCTAGAATCTCCATTTATATAGATTCTATTATAGTTGTTTAATTGAATCTTATATTCTTGAATAACTTTCTTTAAAACTGCATCACTAAGTATTAGATCTTCATCCAGTGTTCTCCAAATCACTAATACTCTAATATCATCTTCGATCTTTCCTTCAATTATTTTATATTTGTAATCATTACCATCTTCTAATGATACAACGATTTTACCTAAATTATCTTGAGTAGTGGTAATAGCAAACTCTTTTGTTTCATAAGATTTAATTAAACTTATACCTAGAAGGTAATTAAAAGTTTCTATCAAATCTATATTTCTTACAGTCATTTCTCCTCTTTCCGAAATATTCATTTGATATTTAAATGGATTGCTAAGATATTTTATATTTAAATATGTCATACTATCTTTTGTCTCATATTCAAAAATATAATTTATAAGGTAGTCGTATTCTATTTTATTTTTATATTGACCTGTAGGAATGGTTTCATTAGAAAACTGAATATTATTCAATGCATCTTCATAGGATTCAAATAGTTGATACTTAAAAGCGTAGGATAAACCTTTTCTATCTTTAGGCTTACCTTTATACCATTCTTCAGAATACATACTTTTGGCAATTCTTTTCTTTGTTTCGCTTTCAAAATACTTTCCCATTTCAATTAGAATCATTCTTCTAACAGTATTGTCATTGTCTTTTCTCATTAATTGAAGAGCTGCCTCTCCTGTTGTTCCTGACCCTGCAAAATAATCTAATACTACAGAATCATGATTCTTCATTCCAGTTATTTGTAACGTATCCATTACTGCATGAATAGATTTGGGGTAGTTAAATACACTTCTAGGAATAATTTTTTGCAGATGCTTAGTGCCATATTCTACTGCAGAATACTTTGTTTCTTTCCAAAAAGAGGATGGTGAAATACCTTTAGATCTAGGTCTGAATTTATAATACATTTGTAACCCTGACTTTTGTCTTAATACATATATTTCATCTCTATCTCTATTCACATGTTCCCAAGACCAACGCCAATTTTTTTCTATATTATCATCATTTATTGGCCAAATAACCTGTTCATGAACATTTGGTTGTTCGTGAGTTCTCCACTCTCCTATTTCATCATCCCAGTATAATTTCGGAATGCGCCACTCAAGAGTGTTCTCATCTACAAAGAATGGGTACCATTGTTTAATACCATCTTCTTTATCGGAGTTAGAACCATCTCTTCTTAAATTACGTTGTTCATATGGTCCTTTTTCATCTTTTTTATTATATCTTTTCAACTGCTTTTCATTGCGGTCAAATTCACCTATTTTAGATTCTTCCGAATTTTTATAAGTAAGTAGGTATTCATGAGATTGAGCAATTCCACCTTCTCTAGGTCTACCACTTGGATTACTTAGTACTGATATAATACCTGCAAAGTTTGGCCTACCAAATTCCATTTCTAATAATGAATATAATTCCTTTAGTTCAAAATCATCAATAGCTGTAGTTTGTATCCCACTTCTTTTTAAAAGCTTTCTACCTAAATTAATTCTATCAGCCATTAAGCTCATCCATGAAGAGTGACGATAGTTATTTTTATATAAAATTTGACTAGCATCTGTGTTATAAGGTGGATCTATATATATTGTGTCAACCTTGTTCTTATACAATTTTGATAAAAGATTTAAGGCTTGGTAATTATCGCTATTTATTAACAGCCCTGGTATTTGTTCTTCAATATTTTCAAAACTTGCTATTAGCTTATCTTTGAATACTTCATCATAAAACTTTGTATCTATTGATAAAGTTCTATGATTCTTTAAAAAGTCGACATCTACAGGATTATTATTTAATATCTCATCAATTGCAAAATCTTTTCTCCATTGGTTTATTTGCATTTTATTTTTAATAATCTCAGGATAAAAACTATCATCAATTTTATCTAAAGTTATTATATAATCAGTAGATACAACAAATTTTTTCTTTAGCCATAATTTTTTTTGAAACTCTTCAATCTGACTTAGAAATTCAATCAACTTTTTTGCAACTACAGACATTGCCTTAACCATAGATACAGTTGCAGAAAAACTGTCTTTATCTAAATCATTTAAATTAATAATTTCGTTTTTAATGTAATTTTCCAACTCTAATTCAAGAAATCCTTTTAAATTTTTGTGGATAAAGTAATCTTGAGTATTTTTAGTTGTATATGTAGACAACTCAATTTCTAATCTTGAAAGAGCAGATTTAGTAGGCTTATGAAGTAAATTATGAAACTCAGAAAAATTACTATCATTTATAATAATATCTTCTAGCTTCATTAATATATCTTTATTAATCTTTTTTTGTTTCGCTTTCTTTACATTCACATATTGAAAATATACAATCAATTTATCATTAATAATAGTTGGGTTTTCAATTTGGGGGGTTTCAATTAAATGAAACTCTTTGTCTTCCCCTTTATTATTATTTTCTTCTATTTCAACATCAAGTAGTTTAAATAACACTTCTCCTCTTGGAGTTGAAAATTGATAATCTGAAAAATCTTCACTTGACTTAACATAAAATTGATCATAGTTTGCCCAGTGATATTTAGTTTCTCCACCTTCATATGGTATGTAGTATGTACCATCTTTAAACCTTCTTTGAGAAATAAAATCTCCTTCATCGTAATAACGAGAAAAAAACTCTAACAGATGTGAATATATAAAGCTTTGACGCTCTTCGGATTTATTTATATCTAAACCTACTGCTTCTTCTATTATGTTAAATAAATCATAATGTATAAAATCGTAAATTATTTCTCTTTTTTTATTTAAAACTCTATATAATCCAAAGTTTAGATTTGACTGATTAAATCTAAACATGTCCTCTAACTTATTGATAAAATCTTGTTTTACCTCCAAATTCATCTTAGAACTCCTCTTTTAAAATAAATTTTTGTTTTAAATTTTTAATTTTAGTTTAACAT
Coding sequences within:
- a CDS encoding alpha/beta hydrolase, whose translation is MNHTHEELTARLQENATYSKKGRLSVINKEIPFQEGSRGLDPRVKNFLTNEADPNVRRPLEIDDLEITRKRVEVNNKDLSSGIRSETIKIILEDHEIPLGIYNQTTEKKPVLIYLHGGGFFERDMDVMENICKFLAQEANAVVVGIEYRLAPENPYQDGLNDCLEAVRYIYENPEKFHVDVDQMGLVGDSVGGNLALGVHQLSLGEKWEIRYMGMFCPLVDLSEVSRNTWNVKHYDMSKDAELIRQELVTMKDSLMFIQSLYLTNLEDVFLPLVSPLLRKDKTTLPPTTIVTAEFDFLRIQGEEFSTQQLEAGVPVLHFKYKGMDHAFVRKLGYYPQSADAIKEVSSHFLQVLRK
- a CDS encoding HI0074 family nucleotidyltransferase substrate-binding subunit, whose translation is MERLRQRLEAAEKALASFEKLANLENPNDVERDAAIQRFEFSFEASWKAAKQYLYDIEGVDVGSPKSVIRSCREVHLLEDEEAVLALEMVNDRNLTVHTYNEEVAIKIHKNLAKYNNLLHQWVERMNGKVME
- a CDS encoding nucleotidyltransferase family protein gives rise to the protein MGVPAYLRQQILEQLKSILNEQLGKEKARVYLFGSWARQEEKHSSDIDIAIESHSPISPFKWNKLIEQIEESTIPYKVDVVDLHDAKEVLVQHVKEEGILWKDYAKD
- the istB gene encoding IS21-like element helper ATPase IstB, encoding MTTNLLVERLEEIGWHHTADQIDGLLEDASKNNVPYSDFLITLLSQEIEQKEKAALDKRLKKAKLPYIKSIHDFDFSFQPSIDERRVKEVLSGRYIHNGDNILLLGPPGVGKTHLAISMAFEAITNGHQALFITANDFIAECQKAEKQGLIQRIIKRYSRPELLIIDELGYFSFDELSAHTLFQIISRRYEHGAMIITSNKSYVEWGKIFGDEVLATAILDRLIHHSTTFNIKGDSYRLREKKKAGIQPANIR
- the istA gene encoding IS21 family transposase, producing MIKIGEFIMIRELFQKGWSITAISKETGFDPKTIRKYIKSEELPRMKKVPSKGSKLDPFKDYLEKRMKEGTTNCTVLLDEIISMGYEGKMTILRDFIRPYRVRPKKQATIRYETPPGKQAQMDWGHIGKFAVDGEIKDIYAFVILLSYSRLKYVEFTDSMDLETLMKCHMNAFAYFNGVPEQILYDNMKTAVIRHSPVEIRFNRKFEEFLAYYGIVPKACKPHRPQTKGKVENVVGYLKKNFLQRKHEPTLKALNEDVRVWLDQVANRKVHQTTLESPHNRFQHEQKHLMTSNTKPLFPIHHWEIRKVSKDCFVSYLGKRYSVPFRYVGQELKIKETLDHHLEIYDHYECVAKHPIMTGKVRDHINLKHYKGLQTTTDGLPTHSRLQSPDIEVEQRSLQIYEQLEGGDQS
- a CDS encoding DEAD/DEAH box helicase family protein — its product is MTNHKNEIPFQKKLVLNKYFLNYFGFNSFNDIRKYFSDPLHEGISTEGESKFFNEYWKIFSEAPKTITKEDFAEYDQNLISHLKKINKNRKDKITLKYFQYFSLIFVEAYLDNFFANPTKLKHSLNSELNKQNEELGLKYSEYNDLNKLAIWSATGSGKTLLMHFNYFQIKYFLNKYNTKFDGSYILLTPSESLSSQHLDEYRDSSIQAERYIKDDVKLFSNADDIQVVENSKIGEKDIKETVAVSRFGNKNILFVDEGHRGSSGDSWYKYRNSLCSNGFSFEYSATFSQAVSKKRVLEEEYAKCILFDYSYKNFYEDGYGKDYSILNVPEKLESNLEIKYLIASLLSYYQQKKIYLDKKDIMFDYNIENPLLVFVGGNVTAREANSDVIEIVNFLSYFINNSEDSILAIHEILHGEAGLIDNRENDIFSGRFSYLVSKNLTPDEIYDDILSIIFHTDIRGHTLQVDNPTAVEGELRLKIGMNSSFGVINVGNDKNVLGIFEKLGITTNQVHFTDSLFDTINNKKSTINILIGSKKFSEGWNSWRVSTMGLMNVGQKEGSQIIQLFGRGVRLKGRNRDGKYSLKRSSAYHSDFRFEPKLPIEDMQLLSIVETLNIFGLRANYMQQFKNYLSNEGLHSENKTYEIVIPTVRTNYPKEKIKTIRVKNNLNFLKDAPAPAFNQYLAKPIILDTYGKVQFETSLNYKKYNGAQKELGKLDSRHYFGMDFEKIYFDLLDYKKEKKYWNVIFSLSDVEKILKNNSWYKLYIPKSELAVKLFKDFERFNRIGLSLMKKYIDKIYTVSKKKFEAPLLEYAPLRTNDPNFIDEYNVIIEDYESSLSSKNMLDNLREAIINDQFEQYKGISKVQGLEWIELKESLFNPLFYTAKDITDIKFVPTSLVESEWQFLKYYQTYKLKHEQFFKHREIYLIRNASRKGIGFFDDEGFYPDFIMWVFDRENEYIFFIEPHSLQYEDIINSAKINFSEKIKSLQNSIKISEGERPILESFIISPTPYESLFNPNGITKQELNDKNVLFFEDGEFVMEQILAKLHTDINS